In the Pogona vitticeps strain Pit_001003342236 chromosome 2, PviZW2.1, whole genome shotgun sequence genome, GGCTCCTGGTCACGGTTTAAAGGACTGTGGCATCATTTTCAACATATTTGGTTCAACTGCTTTCATTTATGCTCTGCATGGAAACAATACATAAAGATCATGTGACAACTTCATTTTCTGTGGTCAAGAATTCATGTTCATTTTTGAACAGTTAGAGAAAATCTTGGGCTTAATTCCAGTAAATCCAGGTCAAGAATATAAACAACTACTGTTACAGATTTTTGTCCTCGTTCATTTCAGGAAGAAATGTTAATCTATGCTGCATTCCCACTACAgatgtgtttttttctgcattcTTTAAAATGAATTGGGAGCCTGACCTATGCAAGAGAGGGCCATGTATGCTGGGGCACATACAGGTCTTTTGATCAAGATACATAAACTGCTGCAGCTGTATtttcctctgtgaatgcatacattTTGCATTCATTAACatctgtgcacacacatacatatacatataccttACCTTATATACAATCTGATAAGGGAACAAGAGAAACAATGACGAAATAAAGAGTAGTCAACCATCATTTGGCCATATGCAAATTACAGCCTTTCCTAATAGAAAAACCATGTGGAAACTCAATGTACGTAGCCATATTTAGAGGTAAGATTCTTTTATTCCTCACAGCTATTAAAGGAACTTGTGAAAATATTGTCAATCATCCATGAATGCATAGATTTCAAACAGTAATTTCTTGGACAGAGGTTTTGGCCCCCCCAAAAAGGGACATGAAATGGTCAATATGAAGatgatacttttaaaaagaagttaatCATGTAAGCAATCTTctgcctggagaaaaaaaatggtaaaatgCAATGCATATCCTGTCTTATTCATTGTTGCACTAGAaaagaggttcccaaccttggagtttttggactgcaattcccagaagccttccccattggcggtgctggccagggtttctgggagttgcagtgcaagaacacctgggttacctaaggttacCTGCACTAGAAGGTATCTTCTTTCTGCCTGTGTTCAATGAGCTGTTAGATGTGTACCCCCGAAAAATTATAATTAACATCTCTGGGATTAATAAGATAAAAGGAGCAATATCCACATAACTTTAGCAGCTTATTCAAACAATAGTTTGATAAAATCCGAAAAAATATAAACAGCTTTGCGACAGATCCAGCTTCCCATTTTTAAGtcatccttttctctccctctctttggcCTTTTTCTCTGTCCTGAACTAGAAGTCAGTTTCTCAACTGAAATCTAATACTCTAGAGGTATACCATTTGCTAGGGGTATACAATATTTTCTTTCTACTCACTCTGATTCAGAAGCAGACATGTGGCCTTGACAAGCTCTATGGTTACCTATAGGAGTCATTGTAATGGAGGCCTTACTGCCTAGTGGTCTGAAAGCCAAGACAAACAGTAAGCATGGCCAGAATTATGCAGAAGAGCTGGAACAGGAGAAGAAATAAATCCTGGGCTACCAGTGCACTCAGTTTCCAAATAATATTATTGACAAATATCTCAGCCCATATTTAAATATACTTTAATTCAATGACCCTAGACTGCTGCTTCTTAAAAACTTTACTAAATAACATATGAATGAAAAGTTTTTCTTGATCAGCCGGTTTATGGGTTTGTAGCTTAACTTCTCCTTTGGAATATTTAGTTATTTCCAAAAAACACTGGGGTTCAATTTCCTAGGGAGGTTTTATCTTGATCTGTCAGGTTTTTTGTATCACTGCCCCAAGTCAGGAAACTGACGTCATTTTGGTGCTTGGAGCAATACTACCCCAGTTATAACGTAGGTTATTGTAGCTAAATTCTGTGTTCCAACATCTGCATCCAAAATATTCTGTACTCCTAACTGAGCTTAATCTAAtgtctgtgaggtttttttaaccTCTTTTTGGTCCTATGCTCCTGCTACTAAAAGTAGCAGAATGGATGTTTCTGCCAGATGTAGTATTATCCTATCTACATATTCCCTCTTTGGTGAAACATTACAATAGAAACTGATTGGAACTCTTTTACTATTTTCCATTGTATCTCTGAATAATACCTCACtacatttctatgggaaaagCTAAGGGAACAAAGACTTTGCATCTGAAATCTAAGCAAAGGGAAATAGCATAAAATCAGCCTGAGGTATTGTTACAGAAAACTtcaaagctaatttgcaaacaagTGATAAACAGCTTCCTAAGTCCTTGGTGCTGGGCATATGCAGGCTTACCATCACGCTTTCTTTGTTGAGACCATCTATGCATTTGACGTCATGGCTGGGGTCAACATGGAAGGCAGAAACAATGTAAGCAAAAGGCCCTGAGCTTCCTCTTCTCACTCTGCTTTGTCAAGGACTGCTCCACATCCTTACTGTGCTACCTTCTATCCAAAGGCTGACAGCTCTTACAAATGTAGGGCACAGATCAGATGAACAAgaggtggccctccagatgttaccgGACCACATCTCCTAAACATGAACTGAGTGGAGTTGGGAGTCCAATAGCATCTCTTGGCTACAGCTTGTCCACCATTCTAGGTGATGGTAcaagaacagaagagaaaaacaaaggtAGTTCTGTCATTCTTAATTGTGTTCTGGGTCTGTGCAACGTAAGTGCTGTACTGTcactggccagaattctactgtGGGTTTATGTTGGCAGTGGATTCATAttgtggtggcaaattgctaATTAATTACTGTAGTTGCTGCTCACATAAGATAGTGATGCAAATCACACCTGACAGCAtgctaattagcagcaattcacctcaATGATTTGCACAATTACACTTACATTTGTAGAAATCtgtaacagaattttggccagagGTTATCATGGGACACAACTGGCCGTCCTGGTGCTTTCCTGTGGGTACCACTTGGTCACTCACTTACCTAACTATAACAGGGAACTTAATATTTAGCAGAGAGCACAGAATCCTCTGAAAACATGTCCATGACTTAATAATATGACTAAAGTTATGTGTAGGACTAAGCTTTTTTATGTAGACAAGTTTGGTTAATACAAAACTAGACACCTCAAGAGCTTTGTCTTTCAAAAGAATTCAGATATCTGGGTAGGGTGGTTGAGGTAAGCTTGTTTTATTATATACACCACCTGGAGTAGTGTTTGTCACTAactgggtggtatagaaattcaatgaataataataataataagaattatGTATACAACAACTTGGAATCATCAGCCTGTATTTCCATTGTACTTTGAAAGAACGGGGTggggtggaaggagagaggaatCCACCCATTTCCCATAAATGTTGTAAGAAAAGGATAGTGAAGCTGTGAATTCCAGCAACTCTTCCATCTGGTGGTCTCTTCAAAGAGTGGGAAGCCATGAGTTATCTCTAATACGTATCTCAGTCATCATGAGGCTCTTTGTGAGCCTTACCACCAAATAGAACATGCTCCCAAATGTTATCTTCCACCATATGAGCACTCGGCCACCATTCAGCAACTACTGTGAGTCACAGAGAACAAAAGGATAGATATGCTACCACCCCTGAATTTTTATTCAGAAGAGTATGAGTATCCAAAGGCCATCAAGGCTTTTGGGACTGATCAAGGATCCCTCATGGTCTTTGAATAATAGGGGCCAAATGTTCTTTTATCAGCATTTATTAGGAAACTCCttttaatcattaaaaaaaaacatccaaactacataaaccatatatcctccctcccttctggtttaATGTGGAACCCACAGGTAGTAAAGGCTCACTTCTAAAAATGAGTCTCTGTCTCTTGCTTTTGAAATGGTTTCCCATGTGGACAGAAAGTTTTACAACTGTTTAAATATAAGACATGTTCTAAAGGGACTGTATTTCAAGCCAAAGGTCAGTGGGCAGCGTAGAAGGAGAGCAGccaactttgctttgctttttttcttcttccactggCTTGTTAGAATTACAACTTTCAATCTGTTATCACCCCTTTGGGAACAGCTGTTCTGAGgtttcccaggaagcactgcagtGCCTACCTTGTGACATGTATTATATTTCCAATAAAAAAGactcctaaaacaaacaaacagacagacaaacagaaataaaactaataaaaatacaCTGACAAATCAAAGGTTATTGGACATTGTACGTGCAATGAAAATTAGATTATGGCTGAGCCAAATGATCTAGATGTATTTGGGAATGGATGGGTTCTAAAACCTACTGGAGACGACCAAGTCCCTGAGATTTTTCCTTGTTGAGCCATTTTTCGTAAAGCAGCCACAAACTGAGGTGCAtcgcacacacaaaaacagattaTTCTTTCATCTGTATGAGAGGGAAGTTTGGCATAATTCCTCTTtgggtaaaatattttcatccacGTGAGCATTTTCTGGTAACGCAAAGCAGGACCCCTACCTGTGTCTTACAAAGATGTTTGTTTAGCTTACAATAATAGTTACACCCAAGCAGAAGACCGATCCTATTTTAAGCAGGGAGAAAGGTTACCTAACAAGACAGCTTTCAAACAGAGATTTCATGAGCTGGTTGTCTTCCAGTCCCCCAAACAAGATGGCCCAGCCCTAAGCTAGTCCTATttctaaaacaaataaaccatttCAAAATTGTCTCAATCTCTGCCTACATGTCGGACGTTCACTCTCGCCACACTCAAACACATGTTTCCGGGTTAGTGACGACCTCTCCGTTTTTCTCGCCTTTCAGAAAGTGTTCCACTTCAATCGAGTCCACCTTGGCCTCTCCAGGTTGTTTGTTTAAGCCTTCTCTTTCAGCGGCatcttctgttgtttgttttgctcGTCGGATGCAGCAGGCATTTCCCACAGCCAGCACCACAGACGAGGTGACTACTTCAGTACCCGCCAAAAGAAACACATACATATATTTGTGTGTTGCATCCAAGAGTTTGCCTGGAAGAGAACATAGACACGTTTAGTAACATACTCATTTCCACACCTCAAAATCTTTTTCTATTAGTTTGAAGGGACGGATTCAACATATTGAGAAGGAAACAGTCAGGTATCTTCTAAGAAAAAAGCCTACGTTGCTCAAAATTAGATCCCTGCGatgattttttattaaaaaaatacacgGCGGTGATGAACAATaattgagtctctctctctctctctctctctctctctctcatgtataTGTGCATAATATGTAGGTTTCAAGTTTCCAGATGTTTAATTGCTCTCCTATgttttgtatttacttattttagCTACTTATATTCAGCTGAAAGAAGGAGCACATGCatcaaaataaatattgtaatatCAATTTGTAAAATAACATATCTTAAAATGTTTGAGACCATTTCCCTTAGGATATGGAACAAAGCATCCTAGACAAAGATGTGAGCTAGGAGTCCAAGCTTTTAAATATGTAGCAAAACTGTGGAAATTCAGTTTAAGTCAATTCTTTAATTCGGCTCTTTTTATTGTTGCCATTTAGGACCTTATGTGAAGTGGCTATGTCTTGAGTGGGACGCCACCACGCACACACTGTTTCTGCTCTCTGATCTTTGCTCCTTACTCTCTTCCTGAACTTGATTTCATACTCGTAGGCTTCAGCATCAAAGTTCTTGTCAGTCTCACGCATGCAGTGAAGAACATGAGACCTGTGCTGGATCCGGCCAAAGCTCTGCCTAGTCAAGTATTCTGCAACCAGTCAGGAGCTCACAGGGAGcccacaagctggacatgaatgAAACAGCATCCTCCTATTCATATTAAACAGTAACTGGTATTCAGAACTTCTGGTACCGCAGCTACAATATAATTGTATGATTGGTAGCCATTAACAGTTATCCACCACTTTAAAATGGTATTTATTAAATaccattttaaaagttattagCTATATTCAGGTTgcaataagtcagttctgacttgatagagTAGCATACACAGCTGTAAAAATGACATATTTACAAAATCACTAATTctgccccccgcccccaaaactcagaatgatttggtAAACATGTCATCTGATGTTTTTAAGATTTGATTTCTTTAATGTTTAGGGCTTGACCCTGTGTTTTCCCCCTAGGCACCAGCAATGGTGAGAAATAAgaagcacatcatcatcatcatcatctcccaaACTAATTTGCATCCCTTTTCTGACTTTTTGTACAAAATACTGCCCCTCCCTGCTTAATAAACAGTGAAGGAATGGAAGGGCATGCTGACCTGCTCCAGGCGGTCCAATCAGAACAGCCAATGCCTCCGCCAGAAGAACTAAGCCAATGGCACTGGAAAACTTCTGTGTACCAACAATTGCCATGAGGACCTCGAACTGAAGAGCACCAACCATTCCGTAGGAAATgccaaagaaaatgcagaagacGACCAGACCGCCGTAATTGTAGGACATGGACCCCATGAGATCAGTAAAGCCATTAAAGAGCATGGCAAAACTAAAGAGGTAGACGCAGCGGGGCCTCACCCACTTCAAGCCGGCCACTATTCCACAAATGGGCCGAGCAAAGATATCAATGAATCCAAGGATGGTCAGAAGAAAAGCTGATTTGGTGTCCTCGTACTTCAGATCTTTAGCATAGCTCACCACAAAGACAGGGGGCACAAACAAGCCCAGCACCATGATCGATGCCGCTATGGTGTAGATTAGGAAGCCGCGATCCCGGAAGACGCTGAAATCCAGCAGCTTCTTCTTGGGGGCTTTCTCAGAGGTCCCTTGGGAAGCTTCGTTTTTTTTAGGAGGGTCCAAAGGTCTCATCAGAGCTCCACAAACACAGCAGTTCAAAAGGAGTCCTCCCAAGATGAGAAAACCCCCTCGCCATCCATAGGCAGGTTGTAATATCTGCCCTAAAGGGGAAAGGGCACAGAGGAACACGGGGCTCCCGGCCGCAGCCAGCCCGTTGGCCAAAGGCCGCCGCACGCTGAAGTAGCGGTTTAGCATGATGAGCGATGGCTGGAAGTTGAGTGCCAGGCCCAATCCTGGGAAAGGAGAAATAAGGTCATTTAAAAGGCATACTGGgttcatgcccccccccaaaaaagacca is a window encoding:
- the SLC16A3 gene encoding monocarboxylate transporter 4, with the translated sequence MGAVVVDDGPSGVKAPDGGWGWAVLFGCFVITGFSYAFPKAMSVFFKELIREFSVGYSDTAWISSILLAMLYGTGPLCSVCVNRWGCRPVMLVGGLFASLGMILASFSTNIIQVYLSAGVITGLGLALNFQPSLIMLNRYFSVRRPLANGLAAAGSPVFLCALSPLGQILQPAYGWRGGFLILGGLLLNCCVCGALMRPLDPPKKNEASQGTSEKAPKKKLLDFSVFRDRGFLIYTIAASIMVLGLFVPPVFVVSYAKDLKYEDTKSAFLLTILGFIDIFARPICGIVAGLKWVRPRCVYLFSFAMLFNGFTDLMGSMSYNYGGLVVFCIFFGISYGMVGALQFEVLMAIVGTQKFSSAIGLVLLAEALAVLIGPPGAGKLLDATHKYMYVFLLAGTEVVTSSVVLAVGNACCIRRAKQTTEDAAEREGLNKQPGEAKVDSIEVEHFLKGEKNGEVVTNPETCV